TGACCCTCAACCTGGCGGCAGGTGGCGGCACCGCCATCGCCTTCATCCCAGTCGAATAGAGGCGCGCGAACAATGATCCGAACACTCCCCCTCCTCGCCCTCGCCGTCTTCCTCGGTGCCTGTGATACGAGCACGCCAGCGGAAGCCCCGGAAGCGGCAGCGCCGACTCCGGCACCGACGCCGGCCCAACTGGTCGAGCATTTGGACTTCCCGTCCACCCATGTTCAGCCGCGCCAGCTGACCATTTACCTGCCCGCGGGCTATCATGCTGATGGTGAGCAAACCTATCCCGTCATCTATGCGCATGACGGGCAGAACCTGTTCATGCCGGGCTTCTCCTATGGCGGCGTCGAATGGGGCCTGGACGAAGCCGCCAGCAAGCTGTTCGCAGACGGCGATGCGCGCCCGGCCATCATTGTCGGCATCTGGAACACAGATGAGCGCTGGCAGGAATACGCACCGCAAAAAGCGATTGAGCGCCTGACCGGCGATGTCTCGTCCGAATGGTTCGGCCCGGACCTGCCGGAGCTGAAAGCCGACGCCTATTTGCGCTTCATCACGCAGGAGCTGAAGCCCTTCATTGATCAGACCTATCGCACCCAGCCAGACGCTGAAAACACGATGATCATGGGCTCCAGCATGGGCGGGCTGATCTCACTGTATGCGGTTGGCGAATACCCTGACACGTTCAGCCGCGCCGCCGCCGTCTCCATCCACTGGCCGCTCGCCAACCCCGAAAGCGCCGTCTCAGCGCAGGCCGATACGGTCATGCAGGCCTATCTGGAAACCAGTGGCATCGATCCGGCCAGACACACGATCTGGTTCGATCGCGGCACGGAAGCGCTCGACGCCTATTATGCGCCGCATGCCGTGGCGATGGAGGCCTGGTTCCGCGCGCAAGGCTGGCCCGAGGATCGCGCAATCTTCCGTGACTATCCCGGCACCGACCATAGCGAAGGCGCCTGGGCGGACCGTGCCGATCAGATCCTGACCTTCCTACTCGCTGAGTAGGACCGGGTCAGCCTGATTGCGCGGGCTGTCGGCGTAACGCTCCTCGACGATGCCATAGCGATCCCAGACCGCCCCATCTGAAATCGAGCGCAGCAGCTTGATATATTCGGCATGCGTCCAGGCCAGCGGCGTCGCCGTGTTGGTGCCGCCACCCAGCTCATAGCCGAACGGGTTCGGTCCGACGCCGTCCCAGACCTGCTCCGGCAGGCTGAGGCCGTCATTGGCAAAGAATTCCATGCTACGCACACCGGACGCAACCAGGTCGTCAATGTCGGCCCCGCCCAGCGTCCCCTGGTCCTGAAGCGCCAACAGGAAATGCGCGAACTCGCCGGAGAAGAACGGCCAGACGCGGCCACGCTGACCGGGCGTGTTGCCGCCATCAATCTCGTGATAATTGGTGCCGCCTTCGCCATCCTCGCCATAGCCATCATTGCCATAGCGCCGGAACCCGAACAGCATCTCACCCCCCTGATCGAACGTGTAGAGATTGCGCAAATTGTCCTCGCGCCGCCGGCTCTGATAGACCTTGGCGGACGTCATGATAGACGGCGCGCTGGCGGCGCGAACGCCATAGCGGACCAGTTCCAGGAATCCCCCATCGACAATATGATCCTCCGGCAAGCCGCGGCGGCCATTATTGTCGCCGAGCAGTGCCTTGTCGTTGGGGTCCTGATTTCGCGTCACGCGGATAAAATACTCGCCCTCCCCGAACGGCCCGCCGGTCGTGAACATCCAGGTCTCGATATTGGCCTCCAGCAGGTCGGCGGCTGCCAGATAGCGTTCTGCATCTGCTGCGTCGCCGAACCTCTCCGCCATATCAGCAGCGGTCACCAGGCCGCCAATCACGGCGGCGATCGTGGACGGCGAATAGCCCTCCTGCTCTTCCCATCGCTCTTGCTGCGTATAGCCGAGCGAGGCCTCGAATTCGGTGTTCCAGAGCAAGCCTGTCCGCCCGCCATCGACGAGGAAGTCGGCTGCAGGCTTCAGCATGCTCTGATAGCTGTTCGCCATCTCTTCATCCGAGATCACGCCCGCCTGCCACAATTGCCAGCCCAGCATGATCGGCATCGCCGTCTGATCCTGCTGCACCGCGACCCATTCCAGCGTGCCGTCAACATGGGTCTTCTGCAAAAACCAGCCCGTCACCCCGGTATTGCCCGGCGTCTGATCGGTGACCTGAACCTTGGGCAGATAGCGATAGGCGGCGCGCGCCGTGTCGGCATCGCCCATGGCGAGGAAGGCAGACGCAACCTGGAAAAAGTCGCGCGGCCAGACCGCCTTGTACCCGGTCTGCGGCGTGTCGGCGGGCGCCGTCTCGCCCCAGGGATTGGACAAGGACGCGATCAAGGCGCCGGCATGGGTCTTGTCTTCCATGATCTTGAGATTGATCGCCGACATATGC
This DNA window, taken from Hyphomonas sp. Mor2, encodes the following:
- a CDS encoding glycoside hydrolase family 15 protein, whose product is MRNLVLGGILGVLMAACSTAEGPVESDALAVAPGAPGAAPTWSNAEKIAIGSSYEAYDADGQYSDASPTAPISKVWFSMTEDRITEVMWGLIHEAQIREIRFLVVGPEGVIEPTETAVTVDGVPRPKSPAPGLRLNYPQIDRSVLVSTFTDPDRDSLVMKVDMLEPLPSGYRLYAYIDPALANTGSGDRAAVVEGGLHVWDEGAHLFARLAGGESGVISTGYVDASDGLADLADGALDAVYGAAPEAGNVAGLIALDFQNQSLLPGEPDIGPSLGPGAVFVIGFGESLAAAKANADATSAIPVLDVYGKYADQWTAYLASLSELPRLAEASGDEGRLAHMSAINLKIMEDKTHAGALIASLSNPWGETAPADTPQTGYKAVWPRDFFQVASAFLAMGDADTARAAYRYLPKVQVTDQTPGNTGVTGWFLQKTHVDGTLEWVAVQQDQTAMPIMLGWQLWQAGVISDEEMANSYQSMLKPAADFLVDGGRTGLLWNTEFEASLGYTQQERWEEQEGYSPSTIAAVIGGLVTAADMAERFGDAADAERYLAAADLLEANIETWMFTTGGPFGEGEYFIRVTRNQDPNDKALLGDNNGRRGLPEDHIVDGGFLELVRYGVRAASAPSIMTSAKVYQSRRREDNLRNLYTFDQGGEMLFGFRRYGNDGYGEDGEGGTNYHEIDGGNTPGQRGRVWPFFSGEFAHFLLALQDQGTLGGADIDDLVASGVRSMEFFANDGLSLPEQVWDGVGPNPFGYELGGGTNTATPLAWTHAEYIKLLRSISDGAVWDRYGIVEERYADSPRNQADPVLLSE
- a CDS encoding alpha/beta hydrolase-fold protein, whose amino-acid sequence is MIRTLPLLALAVFLGACDTSTPAEAPEAAAPTPAPTPAQLVEHLDFPSTHVQPRQLTIYLPAGYHADGEQTYPVIYAHDGQNLFMPGFSYGGVEWGLDEAASKLFADGDARPAIIVGIWNTDERWQEYAPQKAIERLTGDVSSEWFGPDLPELKADAYLRFITQELKPFIDQTYRTQPDAENTMIMGSSMGGLISLYAVGEYPDTFSRAAAVSIHWPLANPESAVSAQADTVMQAYLETSGIDPARHTIWFDRGTEALDAYYAPHAVAMEAWFRAQGWPEDRAIFRDYPGTDHSEGAWADRADQILTFLLAE